A single genomic interval of Microbacterium sp. LWO14-1.2 harbors:
- a CDS encoding MFS transporter, whose protein sequence is MGETDDRARRRLSRKVPRWAIVAVLAFAGLCSSFMFTLVVPLQAELPRLLNASREDTTWVVTITLLVAAVATPISGRLGDMYGKRRVVIVLLGLLIVGSLIAALSGSIVGVIIGRALQGAVTGVVPLGIAIMRDVLPSERLGTAVALMSATMGVGGAIGMPVAALLAENADWHWLFWLAAGLGVIGLVLVLLVVPEDVLRFPGRLDVLGAIGLAIGLTGILLFVSRGAEWGWTAPLTLASIIGGVAVLLIWGWYQLRTDDPLLDLRVAARPAVLFTNIAAIGMGFALFASNVTFPQLLEMPVATGSGFGLDMVSAALVIMPAGLVMMVISPLSGWLERTVGPRPLFTVGAVAIVLAYVFVLLWSSEVWHILAANLLIGVGIGFTFAAMPMIIMRSVPANETGASNGLNALFRSVGTSSASAVMGGVLAAMSVDVGGVAVPTRAAFDVCFWLAIAAGLVAVVLSLFIPRQRASEQHPSLPG, encoded by the coding sequence ATGGGAGAGACCGATGATCGCGCGCGCAGAAGACTCTCCCGGAAGGTCCCGCGCTGGGCGATCGTCGCGGTGCTCGCCTTCGCGGGCCTCTGCTCGTCGTTCATGTTCACGCTCGTGGTGCCTCTGCAAGCGGAGCTCCCCCGACTGCTGAACGCCTCCCGCGAGGACACCACGTGGGTGGTCACGATCACCCTCCTCGTCGCCGCGGTGGCGACGCCGATCTCCGGTCGGCTCGGCGACATGTACGGCAAGCGCCGTGTCGTGATCGTGCTTCTCGGCCTGCTCATCGTCGGTTCGCTGATCGCCGCCCTGTCGGGCTCGATCGTCGGCGTCATCATCGGCCGCGCGCTGCAGGGCGCCGTCACCGGCGTCGTCCCGCTCGGCATCGCGATCATGCGCGACGTGCTGCCCTCGGAACGCCTCGGCACGGCCGTCGCATTGATGAGCGCGACCATGGGCGTCGGGGGCGCGATCGGGATGCCGGTGGCGGCGCTGCTCGCCGAGAACGCCGACTGGCACTGGCTGTTCTGGCTCGCCGCCGGCCTCGGCGTCATCGGCCTCGTGCTCGTGCTGCTCGTCGTCCCGGAGGATGTGCTGCGCTTCCCCGGCCGCCTCGATGTGCTCGGCGCCATCGGGCTCGCGATCGGCCTCACCGGCATCCTGCTGTTCGTCTCCCGTGGTGCCGAGTGGGGCTGGACCGCCCCGCTGACTCTCGCGAGCATCATCGGCGGTGTCGCCGTGCTGCTGATCTGGGGCTGGTACCAGCTGCGCACCGATGACCCGCTGCTCGACCTGCGCGTGGCCGCCCGTCCCGCCGTGCTGTTCACGAACATCGCCGCGATCGGCATGGGCTTCGCGCTGTTCGCCTCGAACGTCACGTTCCCGCAGCTGCTCGAGATGCCGGTCGCGACGGGGTCAGGCTTCGGTCTCGACATGGTGTCTGCGGCGCTCGTCATCATGCCGGCCGGACTCGTGATGATGGTCATCTCTCCGCTCTCCGGATGGCTCGAGCGCACCGTCGGACCCCGGCCGCTCTTCACGGTCGGGGCGGTGGCGATCGTGCTCGCCTACGTGTTCGTGCTGCTGTGGTCGAGCGAGGTGTGGCACATCCTCGCCGCCAACCTGCTCATCGGCGTGGGAATCGGCTTCACGTTCGCCGCGATGCCGATGATCATCATGCGCTCGGTCCCCGCGAACGAGACCGGAGCCTCGAACGGTCTCAACGCGCTCTTCCGCTCGGTCGGCACGTCGAGCGCCTCCGCGGTCATGGGCGGCGTGCTCGCGGCGATGAGCGTCGACGTCGGCGGGGTCGCGGTGCCGACCAGGGCGGCGTTCGACGTGTGCTTCTGGCTCGCGATCGCCGCCGGCCTCGTCGCGGTCGTCCTGTCGCTGTTCATCCCGCGGCAGCGGGCGAGCGAGCAGCACCCCTCGCTTCCGGGCTGA
- a CDS encoding glycine--tRNA ligase, translating into MAEQSRLDKVIALARHRGFVFQAGEIYGGSRSAWDYGPLGTELKENIRRQWWQTFVRGRGDMVGLDSSIILPKRVWEASGHVATFSDPLVECLSCHKRFRADNLIEDFEARKGRKAENGLADVPCPNCGTKGQYTEPKDFSGLVKTYLGVVDDESGLYYLRPETAQGIFVNFSNVLTASRKKPPFGIGQVGKAFRNEITPGNFIFRTREFEQMEIEFFTPPAEAPQWFDHWVEACWNWFIDLGIDPENMRQFDVPEEDRAHYSAGTIDVEYRFGFQGKEWGELMGVANRTDYDLSSHSEASGQSLTYFDQASGERYTPYVIEPSFGLTRAMMAFLVDAYVEEQVPNAKGGTDVRTVLKLDPRLAPVKAAVLPLSRNERLSPLAREVADTLRGSWAVDFDDAGAIGRRYRRQDEIGTPFCVTIDFDSLDDRAVTVRDRDTMAQERVGIDELHDYLAARLKGA; encoded by the coding sequence GTGGCCGAACAGTCCCGTCTCGACAAGGTCATCGCCCTTGCCCGCCACCGCGGGTTCGTCTTCCAGGCGGGTGAGATCTACGGCGGCTCGCGGTCGGCGTGGGACTACGGGCCCCTCGGCACGGAGCTCAAGGAGAACATCCGCCGGCAGTGGTGGCAGACGTTCGTGCGCGGCCGCGGCGACATGGTGGGCCTCGACTCCAGCATCATCCTGCCCAAGCGGGTGTGGGAGGCGTCCGGTCACGTCGCGACCTTCAGCGACCCGCTCGTCGAGTGCCTGAGCTGCCACAAGCGGTTCCGCGCCGACAACCTCATCGAGGACTTCGAGGCACGCAAGGGCCGCAAGGCCGAGAACGGCCTCGCCGACGTGCCGTGCCCGAACTGCGGCACCAAGGGCCAGTACACCGAGCCCAAGGACTTCTCCGGACTCGTGAAGACGTACCTCGGTGTCGTCGACGACGAGTCAGGCCTGTACTACCTGCGCCCGGAGACCGCGCAGGGCATCTTCGTGAACTTCTCGAACGTGCTCACCGCGAGCCGCAAGAAGCCGCCGTTCGGCATCGGGCAGGTCGGCAAGGCGTTCCGCAACGAGATCACGCCGGGCAACTTCATCTTCCGCACGCGCGAGTTCGAGCAGATGGAGATCGAGTTCTTCACTCCTCCGGCCGAGGCGCCGCAGTGGTTCGACCACTGGGTGGAGGCGTGCTGGAACTGGTTCATCGACCTCGGCATCGACCCCGAGAACATGCGCCAGTTCGACGTGCCGGAGGAGGACCGTGCGCACTACTCGGCCGGGACGATCGACGTCGAGTACCGCTTCGGCTTCCAGGGCAAGGAGTGGGGCGAGCTCATGGGCGTCGCCAACCGCACCGACTACGACCTGTCGAGCCACAGCGAGGCGTCGGGCCAGAGCCTGACGTACTTCGACCAGGCGTCGGGCGAGCGCTACACCCCGTACGTGATCGAGCCGTCGTTCGGCCTGACCCGCGCCATGATGGCCTTCCTCGTCGACGCGTACGTCGAGGAGCAGGTGCCGAACGCCAAGGGCGGCACCGATGTGCGAACGGTGCTCAAGCTCGACCCGCGCCTCGCCCCCGTCAAGGCGGCCGTGCTGCCGCTGAGCCGCAACGAGCGCCTGTCGCCGCTCGCGCGCGAGGTCGCCGACACACTGCGCGGCTCGTGGGCCGTCGACTTCGACGACGCCGGTGCCATCGGCCGTCGCTACCGCCGTCAGGACGAGATCGGCACGCCGTTCTGCGTCACGATCGATTTCGATTCGCTCGACGACAGGGCCGTCACGGTGCGTGACCGCGACACCATGGCTCAGGAGCGCGTCGGCATCGACGAGCTGCACGACTACCTGGCTGCGCGCCTCAAGGGCGCCTGA
- a CDS encoding serine hydrolase: MGAPEPLDGPPLASLRRSQRAGRRLPRRAAEGRRSFTSTLRALEQLADAGAQVSVHVVDLDSHVHVLAGDDHVTMPVAGLGVVPLLIEVAAAFESGALDPLEIVDRSAVDSVSTSGVWRHLHAPALPLEDLAVLAATAGDPIAVNALLTRVGHDRVRQRIEDLGLRRTALLDRFRDERGPDDAPQVAVGSAREFAGLFSALVNSQVVGAPVSAQVSEWLSLNQDLSLVAAATGLDPFAHDHDAHGLLFINKTGRDRGVRAEAGVLAGPRAGVAYSLIVCFDDLSITHRLRAHDAFRVLGVELMEYTH, from the coding sequence GTGGGCGCTCCCGAGCCTCTCGATGGGCCTCCTCTAGCCTCGCTGCGCCGCTCCCAGCGAGCGGGACGCCGCCTGCCGCGGCGCGCTGCCGAGGGGCGTCGTTCGTTCACGTCGACGCTCCGCGCACTCGAGCAGCTCGCGGATGCGGGAGCGCAGGTCTCGGTGCACGTGGTCGATCTCGACAGCCACGTGCACGTGCTGGCCGGCGACGACCACGTCACGATGCCGGTCGCGGGTCTCGGCGTCGTCCCGCTCCTGATCGAGGTCGCGGCAGCGTTCGAGTCGGGCGCGCTCGACCCGCTCGAGATCGTCGACCGGTCTGCCGTCGACTCGGTCTCGACCTCGGGCGTGTGGCGTCATCTGCATGCCCCCGCGCTGCCGCTCGAAGACCTCGCCGTGCTCGCGGCGACGGCCGGGGACCCCATCGCCGTCAATGCGCTGCTCACCCGCGTCGGTCACGATCGTGTGCGGCAGCGCATCGAGGACCTCGGCCTGCGTCGCACCGCGCTTCTCGACCGTTTCCGTGACGAACGCGGCCCCGACGACGCCCCGCAGGTCGCCGTCGGCTCGGCCAGGGAGTTCGCGGGCCTCTTCTCCGCTCTCGTCAACTCGCAGGTGGTCGGGGCGCCGGTGAGCGCTCAGGTGTCGGAGTGGCTCAGCCTCAACCAGGACCTGAGCCTGGTCGCGGCCGCCACCGGCCTCGACCCGTTCGCCCACGACCACGACGCGCACGGCCTGCTGTTCATCAACAAGACCGGCCGGGACCGTGGTGTGCGTGCCGAGGCCGGTGTGCTCGCCGGTCCGCGCGCGGGTGTCGCCTACTCCTTGATCGTGTGCTTCGACGACCTCTCGATCACACATCGACTTCGGGCGCACGACGCGTTCCGCGTGCTCGGGGTCGAGCTGATGGAGTACACGCACTAG
- a CDS encoding TrmH family RNA methyltransferase, producing the protein MDEQPLSEHPVPRGSTDGDAVSPQPGYGVGPWPGGEDAWPEGVQYDPELLATGDTRNVIDRYRYWRMEAIVADLDTHRHPFHVAIENWQHDMNIGSIVRSANAFLADTVHIIGRRRWNKRGAMVTDRYQHVVHHDDVEGFAAWARAQELPIIAVDNVEGAVPVDRAELPSRCVLLFGQEGPGLSAEALAAASAHIEITQYGSTRSINASAAAAVIMYEWCRRYAA; encoded by the coding sequence ATGGACGAGCAGCCCCTCTCCGAGCACCCCGTGCCGCGTGGATCGACCGACGGCGACGCGGTCTCACCCCAGCCCGGCTACGGCGTCGGACCCTGGCCCGGGGGAGAGGACGCATGGCCCGAGGGAGTGCAGTACGACCCCGAACTGCTCGCCACGGGCGACACGCGAAACGTCATCGACCGGTACCGCTATTGGCGCATGGAGGCGATCGTCGCAGACCTCGACACGCACCGACACCCGTTCCACGTCGCGATCGAGAACTGGCAGCACGACATGAACATCGGATCGATCGTGCGAAGCGCCAATGCCTTCCTCGCCGACACGGTGCACATCATCGGTCGGCGTCGCTGGAACAAGCGCGGAGCCATGGTCACCGACCGCTACCAGCACGTCGTGCATCACGACGACGTCGAGGGTTTCGCCGCATGGGCGCGCGCGCAGGAGCTTCCGATCATCGCGGTCGACAACGTGGAGGGCGCCGTGCCGGTCGACCGCGCCGAGCTCCCTTCGCGGTGCGTGCTGCTGTTCGGGCAGGAGGGGCCTGGGCTGTCGGCGGAGGCGCTCGCCGCGGCATCCGCCCACATCGAGATCACTCAGTACGGTTCCACGCGCTCGATCAACGCGAGCGCCGCGGCCGCCGTCATCATGTACGAGTGGTGCCGGAGGTACGCGGCCTGA
- a CDS encoding GNAT family N-acetyltransferase, which produces MRTIRDLDTVELIIDAQSLLDSIRGPERVIDAGTLRALQQSGNYVVGLFDGEGGEERMVGASIAFFGAPARRAMHSHITALLPEYRGRGWGRELKEHQRQWAFSRDVGRITWTYDPLVARNAHFFLSVLGARVTGYSVNRYGIFGGGDAGDESDRLDVEWALADIAKPPASDLVVETLEIPTDIEAMRESDPAAAHEWRTRLRAQMEGLLGSGLRIAGFDVERGYLFTRA; this is translated from the coding sequence GTGCGAACCATCCGTGACCTCGACACCGTTGAACTGATCATCGACGCGCAGAGCCTGCTGGATTCCATCCGCGGGCCCGAGCGCGTCATCGACGCCGGGACGCTGCGCGCCCTGCAGCAGTCGGGCAACTACGTCGTCGGGCTCTTCGACGGCGAGGGCGGGGAGGAGCGGATGGTCGGAGCGTCGATCGCGTTCTTCGGCGCCCCGGCTCGTCGTGCGATGCACTCGCACATCACGGCTCTCCTTCCCGAGTACCGCGGACGCGGGTGGGGTCGCGAGCTCAAGGAGCACCAGCGCCAGTGGGCGTTCTCCCGCGACGTCGGCCGCATCACGTGGACGTACGACCCGCTCGTCGCCCGCAACGCGCACTTCTTCCTCTCGGTGCTCGGGGCCCGGGTCACCGGCTACTCGGTCAACCGCTACGGCATCTTCGGCGGAGGGGACGCCGGAGACGAGAGCGACCGTCTCGACGTGGAGTGGGCGCTCGCCGACATCGCCAAGCCGCCGGCATCCGATCTCGTGGTCGAGACGCTCGAGATCCCGACCGACATCGAGGCGATGCGGGAGTCCGATCCCGCCGCCGCGCACGAATGGCGCACGCGCCTGCGCGCGCAGATGGAGGGACTACTCGGGAGCGGCCTGCGGATCGCCGGTTTCGACGTCGAGCGCGGGTACCTGTTCACGCGGGCATAA
- a CDS encoding M13-type metalloendopeptidase → MTDVLPSGLETSEFSSDTRPQDDLYRHVNGAWLARTEIPGDKARWGSFHLLAEQAEKDVRTIIEESQDAEGGTLARKIGDLFASFMDTERIAAAGVSPLADTLAEIDAIDDVAAFLRTVGAYDRDGRAHLIGLYIEPDPGNPERYVPFLVQSGLSLPDESYYRLDTFEGTRAAYRAHLERLLALAGVADAATQAHRSIALEGELASHHWDNVRSRDAVATYNLKTWDEIQALVGVDLTPWREAVAPNNDGAFAEAVVYQPSFLEGLGTLLAADRLDDWKAWLRAQVVHAAAPYLTDEIVQENFSFYGTELTGVPTIRERWKRGVSVTEGALGEAIGKVYVERHYPPTAKAAMDELVANLIEAYRQSITDLEWMTAETRERALAKLDAFTPKIGHPEVWRDYSTLTIDRDDLFGNVRRAAIFEHDRNVDKIGKPIDRTEWYMPPQMVNAYYNPLMNEIVFPAAILQYPFFDASRDAAANYGGIGAVIGHEIGHGFDDQGSRYGGDGKLEDWWTDADRAAFEERTAALISQYDELVPEGLDAEHHVNGALTIGENIGDLGGLGIALKAYELSLRGAEAPVIDGLTGVQRLLLSWAQVWQQKSREAETLRLLTIDPHSPNEFRCNQIVRNIDAFYEAFGVTESDALWLPEESRVTIW, encoded by the coding sequence ATGACCGACGTGCTCCCCTCTGGCCTTGAGACCTCCGAGTTCAGCTCCGACACCCGTCCGCAGGACGATCTGTACCGCCACGTCAACGGAGCGTGGCTCGCGCGCACCGAGATCCCCGGCGACAAGGCGCGGTGGGGCTCGTTCCACCTCCTCGCCGAGCAGGCCGAGAAAGACGTGCGCACCATCATCGAGGAGTCGCAGGATGCCGAGGGCGGCACCCTCGCCCGCAAGATCGGCGATCTCTTCGCGAGCTTCATGGACACCGAGCGCATCGCCGCGGCTGGTGTCTCGCCGCTGGCCGACACTCTCGCCGAGATCGACGCGATCGATGACGTCGCGGCATTCCTCCGCACAGTCGGCGCGTACGACCGCGACGGGCGCGCCCACCTGATCGGCCTCTACATCGAGCCCGATCCCGGCAACCCCGAGCGGTACGTGCCGTTCCTCGTGCAGTCCGGTCTCTCGCTGCCCGACGAGAGCTACTACCGGCTCGACACCTTCGAGGGAACGCGCGCGGCCTACCGGGCCCACCTCGAGCGCCTGCTCGCGCTGGCCGGGGTCGCGGACGCCGCGACGCAAGCGCACCGCTCCATCGCCCTCGAGGGCGAGCTCGCTTCACACCACTGGGACAACGTCCGAAGCCGTGACGCGGTCGCGACCTACAACCTCAAGACCTGGGACGAGATCCAGGCGCTCGTCGGAGTGGACCTGACGCCCTGGCGCGAGGCCGTCGCCCCGAACAACGACGGCGCCTTCGCCGAGGCCGTCGTCTACCAGCCCAGCTTCCTCGAGGGACTCGGCACCCTGCTCGCCGCCGATCGCCTCGACGACTGGAAGGCCTGGCTGCGCGCGCAGGTCGTGCACGCCGCCGCCCCCTACCTGACCGACGAGATCGTGCAGGAGAACTTCTCCTTCTACGGCACCGAACTCACCGGCGTCCCCACGATCCGCGAGCGGTGGAAGCGCGGTGTCTCGGTCACCGAGGGAGCGCTGGGCGAGGCCATCGGCAAGGTCTACGTCGAACGGCACTACCCGCCGACGGCGAAGGCCGCGATGGACGAGCTCGTCGCGAACCTCATCGAGGCGTACCGGCAGAGCATCACCGACCTCGAGTGGATGACGGCCGAGACGCGCGAGCGCGCTCTCGCGAAGCTCGACGCCTTCACGCCGAAGATCGGTCACCCCGAGGTGTGGCGCGACTACTCGACGCTCACGATCGACCGTGACGACCTGTTCGGCAACGTCCGTCGCGCGGCGATCTTCGAGCACGACCGCAACGTCGACAAGATCGGCAAGCCCATCGATCGGACGGAGTGGTACATGCCTCCGCAGATGGTCAACGCGTACTACAACCCGCTCATGAACGAGATCGTGTTCCCGGCGGCGATCCTGCAGTACCCCTTCTTCGACGCCTCGCGCGACGCTGCCGCGAACTACGGCGGGATCGGCGCCGTGATCGGACACGAGATCGGCCATGGCTTCGACGACCAGGGCAGCCGCTACGGCGGCGACGGCAAGCTCGAGGACTGGTGGACGGATGCCGATCGCGCGGCGTTCGAGGAGCGCACCGCGGCGCTGATCTCGCAGTACGACGAGCTGGTGCCCGAAGGGCTCGATGCGGAGCACCACGTGAACGGGGCCCTGACCATCGGCGAGAACATCGGCGACCTCGGCGGTCTCGGCATCGCGCTGAAGGCCTACGAGCTGTCGCTGCGCGGTGCGGAGGCGCCGGTCATCGACGGCCTCACCGGGGTGCAGCGACTGCTGCTCTCGTGGGCGCAGGTATGGCAGCAGAAGAGCCGTGAGGCCGAGACGCTGCGCCTGCTCACGATCGACCCGCACTCGCCCAACGAGTTCCGCTGCAACCAGATCGTGCGGAACATCGACGCGTTCTACGAGGCGTTCGGCGTGACGGAGAGCGATGCGCTATGGCTGCCCGAGGAGTCTCGCGTCACCATCTGGTGA
- a CDS encoding oligopeptide:H+ symporter, whose protein sequence is MATRDTATTASDTRFFGQPWALVHVFGVEMWERFSFYGMQGILLIYLYFSVTEGGLGLSQAVAGGIVGAYGGSVYLSTILGAWIADRMLGSERVLFLSAIVIVAGHVALALLPGFLGVGVGLVLVALGSGGLKANATSVVGTLYSADDTRRDAGFSLFYLGINLGAFLGPILTGILQSTLGFHFGFGLAAIGMTLGLVQYSFGRKALPDEARRVPNPLPRSRYPLAAVVAAAAVVVIAVLVLLGVIKADNLSTIVIIGTVVAAIAYFAVILGSRRIDATERSRVWAFLPLFITSVAFWSLYQQQFTVLTVYSDERLDRNLFGFEMPVSWVQSINPVFIIILSGVFAAIWTRLGKRQPSTPVKFAFGAMIMGAAFLLFLIFANGSANSTPLLAIVGILLVFTIAELLISPVGLSVTTKLAPKVFHTQMVALFFLSVALGTAISGWLVRFYDPKNEVPYFSILGLIAIAVGAGLLLSVKPVLRLMKGVS, encoded by the coding sequence ATGGCAACACGCGACACGGCGACGACGGCGTCCGACACCCGGTTCTTCGGCCAGCCGTGGGCGCTCGTCCACGTCTTCGGCGTGGAGATGTGGGAGCGTTTCAGCTTCTACGGCATGCAGGGCATCCTGCTCATCTACCTGTACTTCTCGGTCACCGAGGGCGGGCTCGGGCTCTCGCAGGCCGTCGCGGGCGGCATCGTCGGCGCCTACGGCGGCTCCGTCTACCTGTCGACAATCCTCGGCGCGTGGATCGCCGACCGGATGCTGGGCTCGGAGCGTGTGCTGTTCCTCAGCGCGATCGTGATCGTCGCCGGTCATGTCGCCCTCGCCCTGCTGCCGGGGTTCCTCGGCGTCGGCGTCGGACTGGTGCTCGTCGCCCTCGGGTCCGGCGGGCTCAAGGCCAACGCGACCTCGGTGGTCGGCACGCTCTACAGTGCAGACGACACACGCCGCGACGCCGGGTTCTCGCTCTTCTACCTCGGCATCAACCTCGGTGCGTTCCTCGGGCCGATCCTCACCGGCATCCTGCAGTCGACCCTCGGCTTCCACTTCGGGTTCGGCCTCGCCGCGATCGGCATGACGCTCGGGCTCGTGCAGTACTCCTTCGGTCGCAAGGCGCTGCCCGACGAGGCGCGGCGCGTGCCCAATCCGCTGCCCCGCTCGCGGTACCCGCTCGCGGCAGTCGTCGCCGCGGCCGCTGTCGTCGTGATCGCCGTGCTCGTGCTGCTCGGAGTCATCAAGGCCGATAACCTCTCGACGATCGTCATCATCGGCACGGTCGTCGCCGCGATCGCCTACTTCGCCGTCATCCTCGGCAGCCGCCGCATCGATGCGACCGAGCGGTCACGCGTGTGGGCGTTCCTGCCGCTGTTCATCACCAGCGTCGCGTTCTGGTCGCTGTACCAGCAGCAGTTCACGGTGCTCACGGTGTACTCCGACGAGCGCCTCGACCGGAACCTGTTCGGCTTCGAGATGCCCGTGTCCTGGGTGCAGTCCATCAACCCGGTCTTCATCATCATCCTGTCGGGCGTCTTCGCGGCGATCTGGACGAGGCTCGGGAAGCGCCAGCCGTCGACGCCGGTCAAGTTCGCCTTCGGCGCGATGATCATGGGCGCCGCGTTCCTGCTGTTCCTGATCTTCGCGAACGGCAGCGCGAACTCCACCCCGCTGCTCGCCATCGTCGGCATCCTGCTCGTCTTCACGATCGCCGAACTCCTCATCTCGCCGGTCGGCCTCTCGGTGACGACCAAGCTCGCACCGAAGGTCTTCCACACGCAGATGGTGGCGCTGTTCTTCCTCTCGGTCGCGCTCGGCACAGCGATCTCAGGGTGGCTCGTGCGGTTCTACGACCCGAAGAACGAGGTGCCCTACTTCTCGATCCTCGGCCTGATCGCCATCGCCGTCGGCGCAGGACTGCTGCTGTCGGTCAAGCCGGTGCTCAGACTCATGAAGGGTGTCAGCTGA
- a CDS encoding DUF1992 domain-containing protein codes for MTDPREAAARYRAQRQADEGDEESRVATTPGAAAAVDRAAFIESAIQVAIRRGDFDDLPGAGKPIEGLGTQHDPDWWIRRKIETENLTGLGPPAIMLRTEDRELDAQLDLLGREDDVRSVLDDFNRRVIEARRQLQGGPPVVTAPRDVDAEVQAWRERRAARSAAASAPASDEPRRRRFRRRRRAERPE; via the coding sequence ATGACCGATCCACGCGAGGCCGCGGCGAGGTACCGCGCGCAGAGGCAGGCCGACGAGGGGGACGAGGAGTCCCGCGTCGCCACGACTCCCGGCGCCGCCGCGGCTGTCGACCGGGCGGCTTTCATCGAGTCGGCGATCCAGGTCGCGATCCGCCGCGGCGACTTCGACGACCTGCCCGGTGCGGGCAAGCCGATCGAGGGGCTGGGGACGCAGCACGACCCGGACTGGTGGATCCGTCGCAAGATCGAGACCGAGAACCTCACGGGGCTCGGCCCGCCCGCGATCATGCTCCGCACCGAGGATCGCGAGCTCGACGCGCAGCTCGACCTGCTCGGGCGGGAGGACGACGTTCGCTCCGTCCTCGACGACTTCAACCGGCGCGTGATCGAGGCTCGACGCCAGCTGCAGGGCGGGCCGCCCGTCGTCACGGCCCCGCGCGACGTCGATGCCGAGGTGCAGGCGTGGCGCGAGCGACGGGCCGCGCGCTCCGCCGCCGCATCCGCTCCGGCATCCGACGAGCCGCGTCGGCGGCGTTTCCGCCGCCGTCGCCGAGCCGAACGGCCCGAGTGA
- a CDS encoding MATE family efflux transporter, with protein MTGRTLNREILRLAVPALGALIAEPAFLIVDAALVGHLGTTPLAGLGIAGAVLQTIVGLMVFLAYSTTPAVARHFGAGRPGDAVSVGVNGMWLALALGAVLAAAGAASSPWLVSLFGASEAVSEQAGAYLVVSMWGLPAMLIVFAATGLLRGMQDTVTPLWIAGLGFGANALLNVVFIYGLGWGIAGSAAGTVVAQWGMVGAYVLVVRRLAAKHRASLRVQREGLGRTARSGGWLFLRTVSLRVALLATVAVATGIGTSELAGWQIVFTIFSAAAFALDALAIAAQALIGKELGAGDEQQVHRVLQRTVAWGVWFGVIVGGVIAALSGVLGIVFTGDAGIAALVQPALLVLAVAQPIAGVVFVLDGVLMGADDARYLAVAGGLNLVPFLPALWIIAATGIDGTAGLIWLAVAFFGVYLLARLATLGWRVRSGRWVAAGA; from the coding sequence ATGACCGGGCGCACCCTCAACCGCGAGATCCTGCGGCTCGCGGTTCCGGCGCTCGGGGCGCTGATCGCCGAGCCCGCCTTCCTCATCGTCGACGCCGCGCTCGTCGGCCACCTCGGGACCACACCGCTCGCCGGCCTCGGCATCGCCGGGGCCGTGCTGCAGACGATCGTCGGCCTCATGGTCTTCCTCGCCTACTCCACGACCCCTGCCGTCGCCCGTCACTTCGGCGCCGGGCGCCCGGGCGACGCGGTGTCGGTCGGCGTGAACGGCATGTGGCTCGCGCTCGCCCTGGGCGCCGTGCTCGCTGCGGCGGGAGCTGCCTCCTCGCCGTGGCTCGTGTCGCTTTTCGGCGCGAGCGAGGCCGTGTCGGAACAGGCAGGCGCCTACCTCGTCGTGTCGATGTGGGGTCTCCCGGCGATGCTGATCGTGTTCGCCGCGACCGGTCTGCTGCGCGGGATGCAGGACACGGTGACACCGCTCTGGATCGCCGGTCTCGGCTTCGGCGCCAACGCCCTGCTCAACGTCGTGTTCATCTACGGTCTGGGCTGGGGCATCGCCGGGTCGGCCGCCGGGACCGTCGTGGCACAGTGGGGCATGGTCGGCGCGTACGTGCTGGTCGTCCGACGGCTGGCCGCGAAGCACCGGGCGTCGCTGCGCGTGCAGCGCGAGGGTCTCGGACGCACGGCGCGCTCGGGCGGCTGGCTGTTCCTGCGCACCGTGAGCCTGCGCGTCGCGCTGCTCGCGACGGTCGCCGTGGCGACCGGGATCGGCACGTCGGAGCTCGCGGGCTGGCAGATCGTGTTCACGATCTTCTCCGCGGCCGCGTTCGCCCTCGATGCCCTGGCCATCGCCGCGCAGGCGCTCATCGGCAAGGAGCTGGGCGCCGGCGACGAGCAGCAGGTGCACCGCGTCCTGCAGCGCACGGTCGCGTGGGGCGTGTGGTTCGGCGTGATCGTGGGCGGCGTCATCGCGGCTCTGTCCGGCGTTCTGGGCATCGTGTTCACGGGTGATGCGGGGATCGCGGCACTCGTGCAGCCCGCACTCCTCGTGCTCGCGGTGGCGCAGCCGATCGCCGGCGTGGTGTTCGTTCTCGACGGCGTGCTGATGGGGGCGGACGACGCCCGGTACCTGGCGGTGGCCGGCGGGCTCAACCTCGTCCCCTTCCTCCCTGCCCTCTGGATCATCGCCGCGACCGGAATCGACGGCACGGCCGGGCTGATCTGGCTGGCCGTCGCGTTCTTCGGCGTGTACCTGCTCGCTCGCCTCGCGACTCTCGGATGGCGCGTGCGCTCCGGCCGCTGGGTGGCCGCAGGCGCCTGA